A region of Haliotis asinina isolate JCU_RB_2024 chromosome 7, JCU_Hal_asi_v2, whole genome shotgun sequence DNA encodes the following proteins:
- the LOC137291910 gene encoding putative defense protein Hdd11, whose amino-acid sequence MKPCIIFVEFSVLIFNTGANVFHLSNCIDMVPSDLTSDEQTSLQPFRVTVSTTEYEDGEPVNVVLSSADISTTFVDFFLQARCLTCSNLTVPVGTFTIPAGQPPSETLACFNTMAAVTASSMDPKTSVTFSWMPPPGFTDVVIMRATFVKNHTEWWGNVVSQTMNVMSVPLAVDVTISTARPRPTRPPTTLSPSASSCTAATSSFGLTLGILMQRLLVF is encoded by the exons ATGAAGCCTTGTATAATCTTCGTCGAATTCAGCGTCCTCATTTTCAACACGGGAGCAAATGTGTTCCACTTGAGCAACTGCATAGATATGGTTCCATCTGACCTGACATCAGACGAACAGACTTCCCTGCAACCCTTCCGTGTCACAGTATCAACCACGGAATATGAAGATGGCGAACCCGTTAATG TGGTACTTTCGTCTGCAGACATATCGACCACATTTGTAGACTTTTTTCTACAAGCAAGATGCCTCACCTGTTCCAACCTGACGGTGCCTGTTGGAACCTTCACCATCCCTGCGGGACAACCACCCAGCGAGACACTGGCCTGCTTCAACACAATG GCCGCCGTGACAGCATCGTCCATGGATCCCAAGACAAGTGTGACCTTCTCATGGATGCCGCCTCCTGGCTTCACGGACGTCGTTATCATGCG AGCAACGTTTGTTAAAAACCACACAGAGTGGTGGGGAAATGTTGTTTCCCAGACAATGAACGTCATGTCAGTGCCACTAGCAGTTGATGTTACTATATCCACGGCACGCCCACGGCCGACGCGACCCCCAACAACACTGAGCCCATCAGCCTCGTCCTGCACTGCTGCAACATCGTCATTTGGTCTAACATTGGGGATTCTCATGCAAAGGCTCTTAGTATTCTAA